The following are encoded together in the Streptomyces sp. NBC_00341 genome:
- the ispG gene encoding flavodoxin-dependent (E)-4-hydroxy-3-methylbut-2-enyl-diphosphate synthase has protein sequence MTAISLGMPTVPTQLAVRRVSRKIQVGSVAVGGDAPVSVQSMTTTRTSDIGATLQQIAELTASGCQIVRVACPTQDDADALKTIASKSQIPVIADIHFQPKYVFAAIDAGCAAVRVNPGNIKQFDDKVKEIARAAKDAGTPIRIGVNAGSLDARLLKKYGKATPEALVESALWEASLFEEHGFRDIKISVKHNDPVVMVNAYRQLAAQSDYPLHLGVTEAGPAFQGTIKSAVAFGALLSEGIGDTIRVSLSAPPAEEVKVGLQILESLNLKQRRLEIVSCPSCGRAQVDVYKLADQVTAGLEGMEVPLRVAVMGCVVNGPGEAREADLGVASGNGKGQIFVKGEIIKTVPESKIVETLIEEALKIAEQMEKDGIASGEPEVSIS, from the coding sequence ATGACTGCGATTTCTCTCGGAATGCCTACCGTTCCGACCCAGCTCGCCGTACGGCGGGTCAGCCGCAAGATCCAGGTCGGGTCGGTGGCGGTCGGCGGGGACGCGCCGGTCTCCGTGCAGTCGATGACGACGACACGCACGTCCGACATCGGCGCGACACTGCAGCAGATCGCGGAGCTGACGGCCTCCGGCTGTCAGATCGTGCGGGTGGCGTGCCCGACCCAGGACGACGCGGACGCGCTCAAGACGATCGCGTCGAAGTCGCAGATCCCGGTCATCGCGGACATCCACTTCCAGCCGAAGTACGTGTTCGCGGCGATCGACGCGGGCTGCGCGGCGGTACGGGTGAACCCCGGCAACATCAAGCAGTTCGACGACAAGGTGAAGGAGATCGCGCGGGCCGCCAAGGACGCCGGGACCCCGATCCGGATCGGCGTGAACGCCGGCTCGCTGGACGCACGGCTCCTGAAGAAGTACGGCAAGGCGACCCCCGAGGCACTGGTCGAGTCGGCCCTGTGGGAGGCGTCCCTCTTCGAGGAGCACGGCTTCCGCGACATCAAGATCTCGGTCAAGCACAACGACCCGGTCGTGATGGTCAACGCCTACCGCCAGCTCGCCGCGCAGAGCGACTACCCGCTCCACCTCGGCGTCACGGAGGCCGGACCGGCGTTCCAGGGCACCATCAAGTCCGCCGTGGCCTTCGGCGCGCTGCTGAGCGAGGGCATCGGTGACACGATCCGCGTCTCGCTGTCCGCGCCGCCCGCGGAGGAGGTCAAGGTCGGGCTCCAGATCCTGGAGTCGCTGAACCTGAAGCAGCGCCGGCTGGAGATCGTGTCCTGCCCGTCGTGCGGTCGCGCCCAGGTGGACGTGTACAAGCTCGCGGACCAGGTCACCGCTGGTCTGGAGGGCATGGAGGTGCCGCTGCGGGTCGCCGTGATGGGCTGCGTCGTCAACGGCCCCGGCGAGGCCCGCGAGGCCGACCTCGGCGTCGCCTCCGGCAACGGCAAGGGTCAGATCTTCGTCAAGGGCGAGATCATCAAGACGGTGCCCGAGTCGAAGATCGTCGAGACCCTCATCGAGGAAGCCCTCAAGATCGCCGAACAGATGGAGAAGGACGGCATCGCCTCCGGCGAGCCCGAGGTCTCCATCAGCTGA
- a CDS encoding RIP metalloprotease: MSMTSVLLTVLGIAVFVVGLLFSIAWHELGHLSTAKLFGIRVPQYMVGFGPTVWSRKKGDTEYGFKAIPAGGYIRMIGMFPPGPDGRIEARSTSPWRGMIEDARSAAFEELEPGDEKRLFYTRKPWKRVIVMFAGPFMNLVLAVAIFLGVAMTFGFQTQTTEVAGVQKCVISQSEKRETCKSTDPVSPAQAAGLREGDKIVAFNGRPIDTWSVLSDKIRDTIGPATITVQRDGREQTLHAVLKKNAVAKKDSDGEVIPGKFVSAGYLGFAAQTEIIPLSFGDSVVRMGDMFENGVDSIIALPSKIPALWNAAFDGGERADDSPVGVVGAARIGGEVMTLDVPAQNQIAMMLFLLAGFNLSLFLFNMLPLLPLDGGHIAGALWEALRRNAARVFKRPDPGPFDVAKLMPVAYVVAGVFICFTLLVLVADVVNPVKIT, translated from the coding sequence ATGAGTATGACGTCGGTCCTGTTGACCGTTCTGGGTATCGCCGTCTTCGTCGTCGGGCTGCTCTTCTCCATCGCCTGGCACGAGCTGGGACACCTCTCGACCGCGAAGCTCTTCGGCATCCGGGTACCCCAGTACATGGTCGGCTTCGGCCCGACGGTCTGGTCCCGCAAGAAGGGCGACACGGAGTACGGGTTCAAGGCCATCCCTGCGGGCGGCTACATCCGCATGATCGGGATGTTCCCGCCGGGGCCCGACGGCCGGATCGAGGCACGCTCCACGTCACCGTGGCGCGGCATGATCGAGGACGCCAGATCGGCCGCCTTCGAGGAGCTGGAGCCGGGCGACGAGAAGCGCCTCTTCTACACGCGCAAGCCGTGGAAGCGCGTGATCGTGATGTTCGCCGGACCGTTCATGAACCTGGTCCTGGCCGTCGCGATCTTCCTCGGCGTGGCCATGACCTTCGGTTTCCAGACCCAGACGACCGAGGTCGCCGGCGTCCAGAAGTGCGTGATCTCCCAGAGCGAGAAGCGCGAGACCTGCAAGTCGACCGACCCGGTCTCGCCCGCCCAGGCGGCCGGGCTCCGGGAGGGCGACAAGATCGTCGCGTTCAACGGCCGGCCGATCGACACGTGGTCCGTGCTCTCCGACAAGATCCGCGACACGATCGGCCCCGCCACCATCACGGTCCAGCGGGACGGCCGGGAGCAGACCCTGCACGCCGTGCTCAAGAAGAACGCGGTGGCGAAGAAGGACTCCGACGGCGAGGTGATCCCCGGCAAGTTCGTCTCCGCCGGCTACCTCGGATTCGCCGCGCAGACGGAGATCATCCCGCTCTCCTTCGGCGACTCGGTCGTCCGCATGGGCGACATGTTCGAGAACGGCGTCGACTCGATCATCGCCCTGCCGTCCAAGATCCCCGCACTCTGGAACGCGGCCTTCGACGGCGGCGAGCGCGCGGACGACTCCCCGGTGGGCGTCGTCGGCGCGGCCAGGATCGGCGGAGAGGTGATGACGCTGGACGTCCCGGCGCAGAACCAGATCGCGATGATGCTGTTCCTGCTGGCCGGCTTCAACCTCTCGCTGTTCCTCTTCAACATGCTGCCGCTGCTGCCGCTGGACGGCGGTCACATCGCGGGAGCCCTGTGGGAGGCGCTGCGCCGGAACGCGGCGCGCGTCTTCAAGCGGCCCGACCCTGGCCCCTTCGACGTCGCCAAGCTGATGCCCGTCGCCTACGTGGTCGCCGGGGTGTTCATCTGCTTCACGCTGCTCGTGCTGGTGGCCGACGTCGTCAATCCGGTCAAGATCACCTGA